A single window of Granulicella cerasi DNA harbors:
- a CDS encoding ExbD/TolR family protein yields MAMAKRDEGKKVNSDINVTPMVDIMLVLLIIFMVITPMVNNKVSVDLPKVPEAIVLENANKEDAINVAVTRDGKTFVGGDQVNLDQVGDRVSAILAKKTDASADKTIYMRADMRANYGKVMDAIDALRAAGVSQLDLMTDNSAQ; encoded by the coding sequence ATGGCAATGGCAAAGCGGGATGAAGGGAAGAAGGTCAATTCAGACATCAACGTGACTCCGATGGTGGACATCATGTTGGTGCTGCTGATTATCTTCATGGTCATCACTCCCATGGTGAACAACAAGGTGTCCGTCGATCTGCCGAAGGTTCCGGAAGCGATCGTTCTGGAGAACGCCAACAAGGAAGACGCCATCAACGTGGCTGTCACCCGCGATGGCAAGACCTTTGTGGGCGGCGATCAGGTCAACCTCGATCAGGTGGGCGACCGCGTGAGCGCGATCCTGGCGAAGAAGACCGACGCTTCGGCTGACAAGACGATCTATATGCGTGCAGACATGCGCGCAAACTACGGCAAGGTGATGGACGCGATCGACGCTCTGCGCGCCGCGGGCGTTAGCCAGCTGGATCTGATGACCGACAACTCGGCCCAGTAA
- a CDS encoding ExbD/TolR family protein — MSAGSSGGAVASINVTPMIDVLLVLLIIFMVIQPTTPKGLEALVPQPPKNPQNHPPDNDRTIVVQVLGSGSGAPTYKINEQTVPREDLTSELTKIFATRQEKVMFVKGDKDLDFAPVAEAISFGKQADVTNIGLMTPQSEAGH; from the coding sequence ATGAGTGCTGGATCGTCCGGCGGAGCGGTGGCGAGCATCAACGTCACGCCGATGATCGACGTTTTGCTGGTACTGCTGATCATCTTCATGGTGATCCAGCCGACCACACCGAAGGGCCTGGAAGCGCTGGTTCCCCAGCCGCCGAAGAACCCGCAGAACCATCCGCCTGACAACGATCGCACGATCGTGGTTCAGGTTCTCGGTAGCGGCTCTGGAGCACCGACCTACAAGATCAACGAGCAGACCGTGCCTCGCGAAGACCTCACGTCGGAACTGACGAAGATCTTTGCAACGCGTCAGGAAAAGGTCATGTTCGTCAAGGGCGACAAGGATCTGGACTTCGCACCTGTGGCAGAAGCGATCAGCTTCGGCAAGCAGGCTGACGTGACCAACATCGGTCTGATGACGCCGCAGTCGGAAGCCGGACACTAA
- a CDS encoding ExbD/TolR family protein, with protein MSFATGSGSTRSEINVTPMIDVLLVLLIIFMVIQPTTPKGLDTLVPPPAKPQASTPPPDNTIVLQVQGETAAPTYRINERSVSRSDLAAELAKIYATRQEKVLFVKGDKALEFGPVAEAISLGHGASVNSIGLITPRSAADR; from the coding sequence ATGTCCTTCGCTACTGGAAGTGGAAGCACTCGTTCTGAGATCAACGTCACGCCGATGATCGACGTACTGCTGGTCTTGCTGATCATCTTCATGGTGATCCAACCGACGACCCCGAAGGGGCTCGACACACTCGTCCCGCCGCCTGCGAAGCCGCAGGCGAGCACCCCACCGCCGGACAACACAATTGTCCTGCAGGTGCAGGGCGAAACCGCCGCGCCGACGTACCGCATCAACGAGCGCTCCGTCTCGAGGAGCGATCTCGCAGCAGAGCTGGCGAAGATCTACGCGACCCGCCAGGAGAAGGTGCTGTTCGTGAAAGGCGATAAGGCCCTGGAGTTCGGGCCGGTCGCGGAGGCCATTAGCCTGGGCCACGGCGCGTCGGTGAACAGCATTGGACTCATCACCCCACGATCGGCGGCCGACCGCTAG
- a CDS encoding glucose 1-dehydrogenase has protein sequence MHRLQGSVALITGAASGIGAAIALAFAHEGAHVILCDINDRAGEQQAASIGEQALYRRLDVRVEADWTRVTDEVYARYGKLDVLVNNAGITGFEAGATAHDPEHASLEDWHRVFATNVDGTFLGCKHAIRVMKLRRRGSIINISSRSGLVGVSTAAAYAASKAAVRNHTKSVALYCAEQGWNIRCNSIHPAAILTPMWEPMLGNGEGRDARMRAIVRDVPMQRFGTTAEVAAVAVMLASDEAAYMTGSEINLDGGLLAGSAAPPRMPGEPN, from the coding sequence ATGCATCGACTCCAAGGCTCTGTCGCCTTGATCACCGGCGCCGCATCCGGCATCGGCGCGGCCATCGCACTCGCATTCGCTCACGAAGGCGCGCATGTCATCCTGTGCGATATCAACGATCGCGCAGGCGAACAGCAAGCAGCATCCATCGGCGAACAAGCGCTCTATCGACGGCTCGATGTTCGCGTGGAAGCTGACTGGACCCGCGTGACAGACGAGGTTTACGCGCGCTACGGCAAGCTCGACGTGCTGGTGAACAACGCCGGCATCACAGGTTTTGAAGCAGGCGCGACGGCGCATGATCCCGAGCACGCCTCGCTGGAGGACTGGCATCGCGTCTTCGCCACGAACGTCGACGGCACCTTCCTCGGCTGCAAGCATGCAATCCGCGTGATGAAGCTGCGCAGGCGTGGATCGATCATCAACATCTCGTCACGCTCTGGCCTTGTGGGCGTCTCCACCGCGGCCGCTTATGCGGCGAGCAAGGCGGCTGTGCGCAACCACACGAAGTCCGTGGCGCTCTACTGCGCAGAGCAGGGCTGGAACATCCGCTGCAACTCGATTCACCCGGCGGCCATCCTCACACCGATGTGGGAACCGATGCTCGGCAACGGCGAAGGCCGGGACGCGCGCATGAGGGCGATCGTGCGCGATGTTCCAATGCAGCGCTTTGGCACTACGGCGGAGGTCGCAGCGGTGGCCGTGATGCTGGCGTCCGACGAGGCCGCCTACATGACCGGCAGCGAGATCAACCTTGATGGAGGCCTGCTCGCCGGCTCTGCGGCCCCGCCGAGAATGCCTGGCGAGCCGAACTAG
- a CDS encoding MarR family winged helix-turn-helix transcriptional regulator — translation MAGDQENDVQFASALAADLRATIGRLKRRLQEQSGASDLTSSQITVLVRLDKEGPATASALARAEKMRPQSMSAILASLEEAGMVVGSADPHDGRKTLISLTKLCKRWIDVGRAARQDWLTRAVREHLSPAEQKRVAAALPLIKRLAEK, via the coding sequence ATGGCGGGCGATCAGGAAAACGACGTTCAATTTGCATCGGCGTTGGCAGCTGATTTGCGCGCGACGATTGGGCGACTGAAGCGGCGGCTGCAGGAGCAGAGTGGCGCTTCCGACCTCACTTCCTCGCAAATTACGGTGCTCGTGCGGTTGGATAAGGAAGGCCCTGCAACGGCCTCTGCGCTTGCGCGTGCGGAGAAGATGAGGCCGCAGTCGATGAGCGCGATTCTCGCTTCGTTGGAGGAGGCGGGGATGGTCGTTGGCTCGGCTGATCCGCATGACGGTCGCAAGACGCTGATCTCCCTCACGAAGCTGTGCAAGCGCTGGATTGATGTAGGGCGCGCAGCGCGGCAGGACTGGTTGACGCGCGCAGTGCGGGAGCATCTCTCGCCTGCGGAGCAGAAGCGTGTTGCCGCGGCTCTGCCGCTGATCAAGCGGCTGGCCGAGAAGTAG
- a CDS encoding isochorismatase family protein: MPLTQLDPQTALLVVDLQEGLRQMPFVHPLADVLTCNGALLAAFRERGLPVVLINVVGSAPGRTEEPPRIREIPPNFATLMSELDVRPSDILITKRTWGAFTHTELESALRERGVTQVVVTGVATGTGVDATARQAYEAGFNVTLALDAITDRREFAHEYSVQHVFPRLGETGTTAEVLALLAKGEVKA; the protein is encoded by the coding sequence ATGCCTTTGACTCAGTTGGATCCGCAGACAGCGTTGCTTGTCGTGGACTTGCAGGAAGGCTTGCGGCAGATGCCGTTCGTTCATCCGCTGGCAGATGTCCTGACGTGCAATGGCGCGCTGCTCGCGGCGTTTCGCGAGCGTGGATTGCCGGTGGTGCTCATCAACGTTGTCGGCTCCGCGCCGGGACGAACGGAAGAGCCGCCGCGCATCCGTGAGATTCCGCCGAACTTCGCGACGCTGATGTCCGAGCTGGATGTGCGGCCGAGTGACATCCTCATCACGAAGCGTACGTGGGGAGCGTTCACGCATACGGAGCTGGAGTCGGCGCTGCGCGAGCGTGGCGTGACGCAGGTGGTCGTGACGGGTGTGGCGACAGGCACAGGTGTCGACGCGACGGCGCGGCAGGCGTATGAGGCGGGCTTCAACGTGACGCTTGCGCTCGACGCGATAACGGACCGTCGTGAGTTTGCGCACGAGTACAGCGTGCAACATGTGTTTCCGCGGCTGGGTGAGACGGGCACGACGGCCGAAGTGCTGGCGTTGCTCGCGAAAGGTGAGGTGAAGGCATGA